A single genomic interval of Aegicerativicinus sediminis harbors:
- a CDS encoding SulP family inorganic anion transporter: protein MFKYLKNDLPASIVVFFVALPLCLGIALASGAPLFSGLIAGIVGGIVVGMLSGSHIGVSGPAAGLAAIVLTAIGALGGYENFLLAVVLGGIIQLLFGVLKAGVIGYYFPSSVIKGMLTGIGIIIILKQIPHFFGYDADPEGDWAFFQVDGENTFSEIINSINYISVGSTIVAVVGLAILILWDKVLTKKAKIFTLIQGPLVAVIVGIIFFVLTQGSSFGIQQEHLVSVPTPEDASSFLAQFTFPNFGAITNMEIWVTAFTIALVASLETLLCVEATDKLDPEKRVTPTNRELLAQGTGNILSGLIGGLPITQVIVRSSANIQSGGKTKLSAIVHGFFLLISVILIPTLLNKIPLSVLAAILFIVGYKLAKPKLFKEMYKLGWKQFVPFVVTVVGIIFTDLLVGISLGLVVGIVVILLKSYQNSHFLHIEDKSDGKHRIKMTLAEEVTFFNKGAILKELDSLPRDTFLEINLMKTRYLDNDIIEILEDFLFKAKDRNIDLKLVSKRGVVENPASFIKFFNERPKSSISLS from the coding sequence ATGTTTAAGTATCTTAAGAATGACTTGCCAGCGAGTATAGTCGTGTTTTTTGTCGCATTACCCCTTTGTTTAGGTATTGCACTTGCCTCTGGGGCACCATTGTTTTCAGGTTTAATTGCTGGTATCGTTGGGGGTATCGTCGTAGGCATGTTAAGTGGATCGCATATTGGAGTAAGTGGTCCTGCGGCAGGTCTTGCAGCCATTGTTTTAACAGCTATCGGTGCTTTAGGAGGTTATGAAAACTTCTTATTAGCCGTTGTTTTAGGTGGTATAATCCAGTTATTATTTGGTGTATTAAAAGCTGGAGTTATTGGATATTATTTTCCATCATCAGTGATAAAAGGAATGCTAACTGGTATCGGAATAATTATCATTTTGAAACAGATACCTCACTTTTTTGGTTACGATGCCGATCCGGAAGGAGATTGGGCATTTTTCCAAGTTGATGGTGAAAACACCTTTTCTGAAATAATTAATTCAATAAATTACATTAGCGTTGGGTCGACTATAGTTGCAGTTGTTGGACTTGCTATTCTTATTCTTTGGGATAAAGTGCTTACTAAGAAAGCAAAAATATTCACCTTAATCCAGGGCCCTCTGGTAGCTGTAATAGTTGGGATTATCTTTTTTGTATTGACGCAAGGTTCCAGTTTTGGTATTCAACAAGAACATTTGGTTTCTGTTCCAACACCAGAAGATGCGAGTTCCTTTTTGGCACAATTTACCTTCCCGAATTTTGGCGCTATTACCAATATGGAGATTTGGGTAACTGCCTTTACCATTGCATTGGTAGCAAGCCTTGAAACATTGCTCTGCGTTGAGGCAACCGATAAGTTGGATCCTGAAAAACGTGTAACTCCAACCAATAGAGAATTACTAGCACAGGGAACAGGAAATATACTTTCTGGTCTTATTGGTGGCCTTCCTATTACTCAGGTTATTGTGAGAAGTTCTGCAAATATTCAATCTGGGGGAAAAACAAAATTATCTGCAATTGTGCATGGGTTTTTTCTTCTGATTTCGGTAATTCTCATTCCAACTTTACTAAACAAAATTCCACTATCGGTCCTTGCGGCAATACTATTCATTGTAGGATACAAGCTCGCTAAACCTAAATTATTTAAGGAAATGTATAAGTTAGGGTGGAAGCAATTTGTTCCATTTGTAGTTACAGTCGTTGGAATTATTTTCACTGATTTACTTGTTGGAATTAGTTTAGGACTCGTGGTAGGTATCGTTGTTATCTTGTTGAAAAGTTACCAAAATTCACACTTCTTACACATTGAAGATAAGAGTGATGGAAAACACAGAATAAAAATGACCCTTGCGGAGGAAGTTACCTTTTTCAATAAAGGAGCAATCCTAAAAGAACTTGACAGCCTTCCTAGAGATACATTCTTAGAGATCAATCTGATGAAAACAAGGTATTTAGACAATGATATTATTGAAATCTTGGAAGATTTCTTGTTTAAAGCAAAAGATCGAAACATTGATTTGAAACTCGTTTCTAAAAGAGGGGTTGTAGAAAACCCAGCGAGTTTCATAAAGTTCTTCAATGAACGGCCAAAATCTAGCATTAGTTTAAGTTAA
- a CDS encoding SulP family inorganic anion transporter has translation MKNLFSNIKGDAFGGITAGIVALPLALAFGVSSGLGPSAGLYGAIFISFFAALFGGTNTQISGPTAPMTAVSMVVISGIIAVQDGDVEKALPFILIVFLLAGLMQIGLGVLSLGKYIRYIPYPVVSGFMTAIGVIIIITQFLPAVGYYPKEDKEFVEQFKPNAEEVILENILKEEAGEGILVLENFKETIKRAEIISEEDIAKESKTLAAKRASGVIGTINVLPRALNNINWLELGLTVITIFIIYGFKRITTVIPSALVALVVVSFGAYFLGLGYRPIESIPEGLPKFRAEVFTNLELGMISPYVFTALSLALLGAIDSLLTSVVADNMTKTKHNPNKELIGQGIGNSIASLFGGIPGAGATIRTVVNINAGGKTRLSGMIAGILLFLILMIPGLPQLASQIPAAVLAGILITVGIGVMDYKGLKAIPSLPKDISLGPLKLSSEVLVMLVVLFLSTFWDLVYAVGIGLVIASLMFMKKIGDLTAIRSDVKPLREEAWKDEMGFPEKLKEEVFIKHIKGPLFFGSTSEFQALAKQIPQTAKCVIIRLDRMQYIDQSGLYAMEDVLVDLRKSKIRVLLVGLTQQPRYMLERIDIIPDLISQEFVFNTFKECLAWVKENVKDTV, from the coding sequence ATGAAAAATTTATTCTCGAATATTAAAGGTGACGCCTTTGGTGGTATTACCGCTGGGATTGTTGCCTTGCCACTTGCCCTCGCATTTGGTGTTTCTTCAGGCTTGGGCCCTAGTGCAGGACTTTATGGAGCCATATTTATAAGTTTTTTCGCTGCCCTGTTTGGTGGCACCAATACGCAAATTTCAGGGCCAACCGCACCCATGACTGCTGTCAGTATGGTGGTTATATCTGGAATTATTGCTGTTCAAGATGGAGATGTAGAAAAGGCTTTACCGTTTATATTAATAGTTTTTTTGCTTGCCGGACTGATGCAGATTGGTTTAGGGGTTTTAAGTCTAGGAAAGTATATACGATACATCCCCTATCCTGTTGTTTCAGGTTTTATGACCGCTATAGGTGTAATAATCATTATCACTCAATTTTTGCCCGCAGTAGGATATTATCCCAAGGAGGATAAAGAATTTGTAGAGCAATTTAAGCCCAATGCTGAGGAGGTTATACTTGAAAATATTTTGAAGGAGGAAGCCGGAGAGGGAATACTTGTGCTAGAGAATTTTAAGGAAACCATAAAAAGAGCAGAAATTATTTCAGAAGAAGATATTGCAAAAGAATCTAAAACACTTGCTGCAAAAAGGGCATCTGGTGTTATAGGGACCATCAATGTGTTGCCTAGGGCATTAAATAACATCAATTGGTTAGAACTTGGACTAACAGTTATAACTATTTTTATCATATACGGTTTTAAAAGAATAACAACCGTAATACCAAGTGCTTTAGTTGCTTTGGTGGTTGTGTCTTTTGGAGCCTATTTTTTAGGTCTTGGGTATAGGCCGATCGAATCAATACCTGAAGGTTTGCCAAAATTCAGAGCAGAGGTGTTTACGAATTTAGAATTGGGAATGATTAGTCCATATGTTTTTACTGCCTTGTCATTGGCATTATTAGGGGCAATTGATTCCTTGCTAACAAGTGTTGTTGCCGATAATATGACAAAGACTAAGCACAATCCAAATAAAGAATTAATAGGTCAAGGAATTGGTAATTCAATTGCCTCACTTTTTGGTGGTATTCCTGGTGCTGGTGCTACCATACGTACTGTTGTAAATATAAATGCCGGTGGAAAAACAAGGTTATCCGGAATGATTGCTGGGATTTTACTGTTTTTAATATTAATGATACCTGGTTTGCCACAATTGGCATCACAAATCCCAGCCGCCGTACTCGCCGGTATTCTTATAACAGTTGGTATTGGAGTTATGGATTATAAAGGATTGAAAGCCATACCAAGTTTACCTAAGGACATTAGTTTGGGGCCTTTAAAATTAAGTTCTGAAGTATTAGTAATGCTCGTGGTGTTGTTTCTGTCTACATTTTGGGACTTAGTTTATGCCGTTGGTATAGGACTTGTAATAGCTTCCTTAATGTTTATGAAAAAAATTGGAGACCTTACTGCTATTCGTTCCGATGTTAAACCCCTCAGAGAGGAAGCTTGGAAAGATGAAATGGGGTTTCCTGAGAAGTTGAAGGAAGAGGTTTTTATTAAACATATCAAGGGGCCACTTTTTTTTGGTTCAACAAGCGAATTTCAAGCATTGGCCAAACAAATTCCCCAAACTGCAAAATGTGTTATTATTAGGCTCGATAGAATGCAATATATAGATCAATCGGGGCTATATGCAATGGAGGATGTATTGGTCGATTTAAGGAAATCTAAAATCAGGGTACTGTTGGTAGGTTTAACACAACAGCCACGGTACATGTTAGAGCGAATTGATATTATACCCGATTTAATTTCACAAGAGTTTGTTTTTAATACTTTTAAAGAATGTCTTGCTTGGGTAAAGGAAAATGTTAAGGATACTGTTTAA
- a CDS encoding flavodoxin family protein gives MQGKGVIILGSSRGDGNTSAVARYYAEKVGYDLLDLGNLNIGHYDYNFKNIHDDFNPTFKKLVTNYDVMVFATPVYWYTMSGVLKVFFDRISDFLTNEKDWGRKLRGKTMAVLSCGSDDEPIEGFIIPFEKSADYLGMNFAGYQHTWLTRGEIDLKAKEKMGLLQSQIELVKTES, from the coding sequence ATGCAGGGTAAAGGTGTAATCATATTAGGGAGTTCACGTGGAGATGGAAATACCTCCGCGGTAGCAAGATATTATGCTGAAAAAGTAGGGTATGATTTATTGGATTTAGGCAATTTGAATATTGGCCATTACGATTATAATTTTAAAAACATACATGATGATTTTAACCCAACCTTTAAAAAACTGGTTACAAATTATGATGTAATGGTTTTTGCGACTCCAGTTTACTGGTATACCATGAGTGGTGTACTTAAGGTTTTCTTTGATAGAATTTCAGATTTTTTGACGAATGAAAAAGATTGGGGACGAAAACTAAGAGGAAAAACTATGGCTGTACTTAGTTGTGGGTCTGATGATGAACCCATCGAAGGGTTTATCATTCCATTTGAAAAAAGTGCAGATTATTTAGGTATGAACTTTGCAGGCTACCAGCACACATGGTTAACTCGTGGAGAAATAGATTTGAAAGCAAAGGAAAAGATGGGCCTATTGCAATCACAAATAGAATTGGTAAAAACTGAAAGTTAG
- a CDS encoding tetratricopeptide repeat protein: MRINTFQILGLFILLIGLGNYSFGQNIQLFEEGNKLYDEGDFGGAVDKYEAILKTGEESAELYYNLGNAHYKLNNVAPSIYYYEKALQLNPNDSEIQNNITFAQNMTIDAIDNIPEVGLKKLLSNLTALFPTDGWALLTSVFAVLFTLIFIFYYLSGSTAKKRTFFVGSGIFISLAVVCFLFAFHSHNLERIDKPAIVFASESQVKSEPNPRGTLSFTLHAGTKVQILDTINNWNKIKLSDGKTGWMKAEDMKPL; encoded by the coding sequence ATGAGAATCAACACTTTCCAAATATTAGGTCTTTTTATACTACTTATTGGTTTAGGGAATTATTCCTTTGGACAAAATATCCAACTATTTGAGGAGGGAAATAAATTATATGATGAAGGAGATTTCGGAGGGGCAGTAGATAAATATGAGGCTATTCTAAAAACAGGAGAGGAATCTGCCGAGCTCTATTATAATTTAGGAAATGCTCATTATAAATTAAACAATGTTGCGCCAAGTATATACTATTATGAGAAGGCTTTACAGCTCAATCCTAACGATAGTGAAATACAAAATAATATCACCTTCGCTCAGAATATGACTATAGACGCCATAGATAATATACCAGAGGTTGGCTTGAAAAAATTGTTAAGTAACCTTACGGCACTATTCCCTACTGATGGTTGGGCCCTGCTTACTTCGGTTTTTGCCGTCTTGTTTACTTTGATTTTCATTTTCTATTACTTATCAGGTTCAACGGCCAAAAAACGAACCTTTTTTGTAGGAAGTGGAATTTTTATTTCGCTGGCAGTTGTGTGCTTTTTATTTGCCTTCCATAGCCATAATCTTGAAAGGATTGATAAACCTGCTATTGTTTTTGCTTCTGAATCCCAAGTGAAAAGTGAACCTAATCCCAGGGGAACACTTTCATTTACACTTCATGCCGGTACAAAGGTTCAAATTTTGGATACCATTAATAATTGGAATAAAATAAAATTATCTGATGGCAAAACCGGGTGGATGAAAGCCGAAGACATGAAGCCTCTTTAG
- a CDS encoding vWA domain-containing protein, with translation MSNLFQLEEKIWFWALWIIPLVVLLFLLVQYWRRRTQRKFADKELLKRLSPERSLFKSVLKLIVICLAFLSLIIALVNPKIGTKLETVKREGVDIVFAVDVSKSMLAEDIAPNRLEKAKQLVTQIINNLTSDRVGIIAYAGKAFPQLPITTDYASAKMFLQSMNTDMLSSQGTAINEAIDLAKTYYDDQDQTNRVLVIISDGEDHSDIAANAAEDAADEGIRIFTIGVGDGKGAPIPLKENGITKNYKKDQNGETVITKLDESTLRSIASEGNGEYILGNNTADVIEQMKDILNNMDKTEFESKQFSDFKDQFQWFIGLAIFFIFIDVFLLERKTAWLKRLNLFNENL, from the coding sequence ATGTCTAATTTATTTCAACTTGAAGAAAAAATATGGTTTTGGGCTCTTTGGATTATTCCATTAGTTGTGCTGTTGTTTTTATTGGTGCAATATTGGAGGAGGAGAACTCAACGGAAATTTGCCGACAAGGAATTATTGAAAAGGCTTAGCCCGGAACGTTCGCTCTTTAAGTCTGTGCTTAAACTTATAGTGATATGCTTAGCCTTTTTGAGTTTAATAATAGCTTTGGTTAATCCCAAAATAGGAACAAAACTTGAAACTGTAAAACGGGAAGGAGTTGATATTGTTTTTGCTGTAGATGTTTCAAAAAGCATGCTTGCCGAGGATATAGCGCCAAATCGTCTAGAAAAGGCGAAGCAATTGGTAACGCAGATTATTAATAATCTCACCAGTGATCGGGTAGGAATTATTGCATATGCTGGTAAAGCGTTTCCCCAGCTGCCCATAACAACTGATTATGCTTCTGCAAAAATGTTTTTGCAAAGTATGAATACAGATATGTTATCTTCCCAAGGAACCGCTATTAATGAAGCGATTGATTTGGCAAAAACATATTACGATGACCAAGATCAAACCAATCGAGTGTTAGTAATTATTTCAGACGGTGAAGACCATAGCGATATTGCGGCCAATGCGGCTGAAGATGCAGCTGATGAAGGCATAAGAATTTTTACAATTGGGGTTGGTGATGGTAAGGGTGCCCCAATTCCACTAAAGGAAAATGGCATAACTAAGAATTATAAAAAGGATCAGAACGGGGAAACCGTAATTACCAAGTTAGATGAATCTACCTTGCGGTCTATCGCATCAGAAGGCAATGGAGAATATATATTGGGTAATAATACAGCTGATGTTATTGAGCAGATGAAAGACATCCTTAATAACATGGATAAAACCGAATTTGAATCAAAACAATTTTCAGACTTTAAAGATCAATTTCAATGGTTTATTGGGCTAGCCATATTTTTTATTTTCATTGATGTTTTCTTGCTTGAGCGCAAGACCGCTTGGTTAAAACGACTTAATTTATTTAACGAAAACTTATGA
- a CDS encoding universal stress protein: MKTQNNTNKILFLCDLERFSSNHFKNTLNLAKTLDAEIELFYVKKPTKIAKSDNQLSVIRTMNRDFSQTTKSIENILSSYSESVQKNINYSIAYGNVKSEVEKRIDSYQPDIIILGKRKRKQLHFLGDSLTEFVIKKHEGDIIIATPESEINPEEHLSFGIYNTDETRFEKTMLRQLFSKSKHPLKVFKSSVVSDGTEHHSLNIDSDLKKVEFVFEHSDSYLNNLSKYISLNNINLLCLERNAIKKNSRKKSGVVEMRNLVDNLNVSLWISKQPNYLTS; the protein is encoded by the coding sequence ATGAAAACTCAAAATAATACCAATAAAATCCTCTTTCTATGTGATTTAGAAAGATTTTCTTCAAACCATTTTAAAAATACGTTAAATCTTGCCAAAACACTCGATGCTGAAATTGAGTTGTTTTATGTGAAGAAGCCGACCAAAATTGCAAAGAGCGATAATCAATTGTCTGTGATAAGGACGATGAACAGGGATTTCAGTCAAACTACTAAGTCAATTGAAAATATTTTGTCTTCTTATTCAGAATCTGTTCAAAAAAATATAAATTATTCTATCGCTTATGGAAATGTAAAAAGCGAGGTTGAAAAACGAATTGATTCGTATCAGCCAGATATTATAATCTTGGGGAAAAGAAAAAGGAAACAACTTCATTTTTTAGGCGATAGCCTTACAGAATTTGTCATCAAAAAACATGAAGGAGATATTATTATCGCCACTCCTGAAAGTGAAATAAATCCTGAAGAGCATCTTTCATTTGGGATTTACAACACAGATGAAACAAGATTTGAAAAAACTATGTTAAGGCAATTGTTTTCTAAAAGTAAACATCCTCTAAAAGTGTTTAAATCATCTGTGGTTTCAGACGGGACAGAACATCACTCACTGAATATAGATTCAGACCTTAAGAAAGTTGAATTTGTGTTTGAGCATAGCGATTCTTATTTGAATAATCTTTCCAAGTATATTTCATTAAATAACATTAACTTGTTGTGTTTGGAAAGAAATGCGATCAAGAAAAATTCCCGAAAAAAATCTGGGGTGGTCGAAATGAGAAATTTGGTAGATAATCTCAACGTCTCACTATGGATATCAAAGCAACCTAACTACTTAACTAGTTAA
- a CDS encoding tetratricopeptide repeat protein codes for MKEDIMGNWLNNNKLNKLFLLAFIALVNISFSQTEDELEALEKASKNSNDLVFEGNQLLGKDDFVSAEKEYRKAISEHSSNLAGAYNLGNSYYNKGKFDEALFRQQQALDLASTKEEKHKAFHNIGNILMQNKQCKEAVEAYKNALRNNPSDDETRYNFALAKECAKQQQDQQNDQNDQDQDKDKEDQQKDDQNKDNQDQQDQQDNQDQQDKGDPKDDQGDQKDQDQGDQDQNQDQQNKGDQEKEQPQQPKPQPGQLSPQQIKSLLEAMNNQEQKVQEKMNAEKQKGVRVRTEKDW; via the coding sequence ATGAAAGAGGATATTATGGGAAACTGGTTGAATAATAATAAGCTGAACAAACTTTTTTTGCTGGCCTTTATTGCTTTAGTTAATATAAGCTTTAGCCAAACTGAAGATGAACTGGAAGCATTGGAAAAAGCTTCTAAAAACTCCAATGATTTAGTTTTTGAAGGAAATCAATTGTTGGGTAAAGATGATTTCGTTTCAGCTGAAAAAGAATATAGAAAGGCAATTTCTGAACACTCTTCCAATTTGGCTGGTGCTTATAATTTAGGCAACAGCTATTACAATAAGGGCAAATTTGATGAAGCCCTTTTTAGGCAACAACAGGCATTAGATTTGGCTTCAACAAAGGAAGAAAAACATAAAGCATTTCACAATATCGGTAATATTTTAATGCAGAATAAGCAATGTAAGGAAGCTGTTGAAGCTTATAAAAATGCATTAAGGAATAACCCTTCCGATGATGAGACTCGCTACAATTTTGCTCTTGCCAAAGAATGTGCAAAACAGCAACAGGATCAGCAGAACGATCAAAACGACCAGGATCAAGATAAGGATAAGGAGGATCAGCAAAAAGATGATCAAAATAAGGATAACCAAGATCAGCAAGATCAACAAGACAATCAGGATCAGCAGGATAAGGGAGACCCCAAGGATGATCAAGGAGATCAAAAAGATCAAGATCAAGGTGACCAAGATCAAAATCAAGATCAACAAAATAAAGGTGATCAAGAAAAAGAACAGCCTCAACAACCCAAACCTCAACCTGGTCAGCTTTCGCCTCAACAAATTAAAAGTTTATTAGAGGCAATGAATAACCAAGAACAAAAGGTTCAAGAAAAGATGAATGCTGAAAAGCAAAAAGGAGTTCGTGTTAGGACTGAAAAAGATTGGTAA
- a CDS encoding carbonic anhydrase family protein, which produces MKAHTKETQATMTPAKAIQFLKEGNQRFQNNLKANRNLLQQVNETSEGQFPFATILSCIDSRVSAELVFDQGLGDIFSVRIAGNFVNVDILGSMEFACKLAGTKLVVVLGHTSCGAVKGACDDAKLGNLTSMLEKIKPAVNKVETPADPELRNSKNLEFVDSVAKANVELTIKRILKESEVLREMKENGEIEIVGAMYDVNSGAVEFYD; this is translated from the coding sequence ATGAAGGCACATACAAAAGAAACACAAGCCACAATGACTCCTGCAAAAGCCATACAGTTTTTAAAGGAGGGCAATCAACGTTTTCAGAATAACTTAAAGGCAAACAGAAATTTATTACAGCAGGTAAACGAAACAAGCGAGGGGCAGTTTCCCTTCGCAACCATACTAAGTTGTATAGATTCTAGAGTCTCCGCAGAATTGGTTTTTGACCAAGGATTGGGAGATATATTTAGTGTGCGTATTGCTGGTAATTTTGTGAATGTGGATATTCTTGGCAGTATGGAGTTTGCTTGCAAATTGGCAGGTACGAAGTTAGTTGTAGTTCTTGGTCATACTAGCTGTGGAGCGGTAAAAGGGGCTTGCGATGATGCAAAATTAGGAAACCTTACATCCATGCTAGAAAAGATTAAGCCGGCCGTGAATAAAGTTGAAACACCAGCTGATCCTGAATTAAGAAATTCCAAAAATTTAGAGTTTGTTGATTCAGTTGCAAAGGCCAATGTAGAACTTACCATTAAACGAATTCTCAAAGAAAGTGAAGTATTAAGGGAAATGAAGGAGAATGGTGAAATTGAAATTGTTGGGGCAATGTATGATGTAAACAGTGGTGCCGTAGAATTTTACGATTAA
- a CDS encoding BatD family protein produces the protein MKTFVVSILFLSIQLTLAQVNFEAKVSKTTLGENERLRVDFNMNAEGDNFIPPSFNDFTVLGGPNRSVQYQWINGKRSYNMTYTFFLAPKAQGTFKIGSASVEVKGDTFKSNPVTITVTKPIDKPKDPNDPNYIATQNLHLVAEVSKTNPYLNEAITVVYKLYVSTDTGVEQWREIDNPRYNDFWSQNIKIQQMRPVNTKFNGEDYRYVVLRKVVLYPQKSGKLEIEPLSLDVTMKVPTNQRSIFGDRVMARVNRTVSAGSKTINVKALPEKGKPMDFSGAVGKFDFSVTTSKDQLDAAEAFQAKVEVTGNGNLKLIELPKLTLPSSLEVYEPEHTESIKTDLDGMKGTIADNYTIIPQYKGKYPIPGISFSYFDPKTESYKRINSDEIVIDVLDGPINSKTASTGVISPNSSKQEVIVNNDQFAYIKTDTELVPIEQDNYFKSVGFWSSLLFPLIAIPLVMFVKRRKDERDLDVVGMRRRQADRMARRYLSEAKKHLGNKEMFYVSLEKALHNYLKARLRLETSELSKDRISSLLKSKGVDQKTVLEFVQLLKNCELARYTPITQVEMKRDYDSAATTIASIDKEIK, from the coding sequence ATGAAAACGTTCGTCGTTTCTATATTATTTTTGAGTATTCAACTTACTCTAGCTCAAGTTAATTTTGAGGCTAAAGTGAGCAAGACTACTCTTGGCGAAAATGAGCGTTTAAGGGTGGATTTTAATATGAATGCGGAGGGAGATAATTTTATTCCTCCGAGCTTTAACGATTTCACAGTTTTGGGTGGACCAAACCGCAGTGTGCAATACCAATGGATTAATGGTAAGAGATCGTATAATATGACTTATACCTTTTTCTTGGCTCCAAAGGCCCAAGGAACCTTTAAAATTGGATCTGCTAGTGTTGAAGTAAAAGGGGATACTTTTAAATCCAATCCTGTTACAATTACCGTAACAAAACCAATTGATAAGCCTAAAGATCCAAATGATCCAAATTATATTGCTACCCAAAATTTACATCTTGTTGCCGAAGTTTCTAAAACAAATCCATATTTAAATGAGGCAATAACGGTTGTTTATAAGTTGTATGTTTCTACAGATACAGGTGTAGAGCAATGGCGTGAAATTGACAACCCCCGTTACAATGATTTCTGGAGTCAGAACATCAAAATACAGCAAATGAGACCCGTGAATACTAAGTTCAATGGAGAGGATTACAGGTATGTTGTTTTAAGAAAGGTTGTGCTGTACCCACAGAAATCCGGTAAACTTGAAATAGAACCCTTAAGTTTAGATGTAACGATGAAGGTGCCCACTAACCAGCGAAGTATTTTTGGTGACAGGGTTATGGCCAGAGTTAACCGTACCGTATCTGCTGGCAGTAAAACTATTAATGTAAAGGCTTTGCCAGAGAAAGGTAAACCAATGGATTTTTCTGGTGCTGTTGGAAAATTTGATTTCTCGGTTACAACCTCCAAGGACCAATTAGATGCGGCTGAAGCTTTTCAAGCTAAAGTCGAGGTTACGGGTAATGGCAATTTGAAATTAATTGAACTTCCAAAACTTACATTGCCAAGTTCTTTGGAAGTATATGAACCGGAGCATACCGAATCTATAAAGACGGATTTAGATGGTATGAAGGGAACTATTGCTGATAATTACACCATTATTCCCCAATACAAAGGTAAATACCCCATCCCTGGAATTTCATTTTCTTATTTCGATCCTAAAACAGAGTCTTATAAGCGAATCAATTCCGATGAAATTGTAATAGATGTCTTAGACGGGCCAATTAACTCTAAAACGGCATCTACCGGAGTTATATCTCCCAATTCCTCCAAGCAAGAGGTCATCGTGAATAACGATCAATTTGCTTATATAAAAACAGATACGGAATTAGTTCCGATTGAGCAGGATAACTATTTTAAATCAGTAGGCTTTTGGAGTTCTTTACTTTTTCCGCTTATAGCTATTCCTCTAGTAATGTTTGTGAAGAGAAGGAAAGACGAGAGAGATTTAGATGTGGTAGGGATGAGAAGGCGTCAAGCTGATAGAATGGCAAGAAGATACCTGAGTGAGGCAAAGAAACATTTAGGTAATAAGGAAATGTTCTATGTATCATTGGAGAAAGCATTGCATAATTATCTAAAGGCCCGTTTGAGACTTGAAACCTCTGAATTAAGTAAAGACAGGATTTCTAGTCTATTAAAATCCAAAGGTGTTGACCAGAAGACCGTCTTGGAGTTTGTACAACTGCTGAAAAACTGTGAATTGGCACGCTACACCCCAATTACTCAAGTGGAAATGAAGCGAGATTACGATTCTGCTGCGACAACGATAGCTTCGATTGATAAAGAAATCAAGTAA
- a CDS encoding DUF2490 domain-containing protein, translated as MKLNKGILVLIVICSFLGYGQESNFGNWLIYIGNKKLNNKWNIHNEVQYRNYDAIGDLEQLLIRTGLGYNLTDSNNNILLGYGYILSENYIGETDEKVSINEHRIFQQYTTNQYLWKVKLTHRYRFEQRFVEDDFRMRFRYFLSLQVPFNNKEGVTKYFYGSAYNEIFLNTESSVFDRNRVYAGLGYKVNSSLRFELGYMSQLFENSSRDQLNIMTFLTF; from the coding sequence TTGAAATTGAACAAAGGGATTCTTGTTCTAATCGTGATTTGTAGCTTTTTAGGCTATGGCCAAGAAAGCAATTTTGGGAATTGGTTAATTTATATTGGCAATAAAAAGCTAAATAATAAATGGAACATACATAATGAGGTGCAATACCGAAATTATGATGCCATCGGTGATTTGGAGCAACTTCTAATTCGTACTGGGTTAGGGTATAATTTAACCGATTCCAATAACAATATCTTGTTGGGATATGGTTATATATTGTCTGAAAATTATATTGGTGAAACAGATGAAAAGGTATCTATAAATGAACACCGTATTTTTCAACAATATACAACCAATCAGTATCTTTGGAAGGTTAAGCTGACTCACCGCTATCGATTTGAGCAACGGTTCGTGGAGGATGATTTTAGAATGAGGTTCAGATATTTTTTAAGCTTACAAGTTCCATTTAATAATAAAGAAGGGGTCACAAAATATTTTTATGGCTCAGCCTACAACGAAATCTTTTTAAATACGGAGTCCAGTGTTTTTGATAGAAATCGTGTCTATGCTGGTCTAGGATACAAGGTAAATTCTTCCCTCAGATTTGAGCTAGGTTATATGAGTCAGTTGTTTGAAAACTCTAGTAGAGATCAACTAAATATAATGACCTTTCTAACATTTTAG